A stretch of the Diadema setosum chromosome 16, eeDiaSeto1, whole genome shotgun sequence genome encodes the following:
- the LOC140239698 gene encoding uncharacterized protein: MRRKLATYKPGAYARVVQENLPKKTLLAVYGVEGGGRSSLSKSLIYSVTDEYRRIETGPSKDGRGVTKESSFYSINDNIAIQDTIGLPKGPNEVSNVVDKMLTDEICCPIIVIGRNQDIEPYKPMYRKFITDITERLSFPPVFVVTCRDDKGNPDGSPMNKLITNLGGASDRIFFVDNILEETSDELSKKDFLALLVKLLEVADDNIIRKSNKIYRHCLEASST; encoded by the exons ATGCGGAGGAAATTAGCAACCTACAAACCAGGCGCATACGCAAGGGTGGTACAAGAAAATCTGCCAAAGAAGACACTTCTGGCCGTGTACGGCGTGGAAGGTGGCGGACGATCGTCACTCTCTAAGAGCCTGATCTACAGCGTGACCG ATGAATATCGTCGCATTGAAACGGGGCCGTCAAAAGATGGCCGAGGAGTTACAAAGGAGTCAAGTTTCTATAGTATTAACGACAACATTGCGATTCAAGATACCATTGGTCTCCCGAAAGGGCCGAACGAAGTGTCGAATGTGGTCGACAAAATGT TGACCGATGAAATTTGCTGCCCAATCATTGTTATAGG CCGAAATCAAGACATCGAGCCGTATAAACCCATGTATAGAAAATTTATCACCGACATCACCGAGAGACTTT CTTTCCCTCCTGTCTTCGTAGTGACGTGCAGAGACGACAAAGGAAATCCGGATGGCAGTCCAATGAATAAACTGATAACTAACCTAGGAGGTGCGTCTGACAGAATCTTCTTCGTGGACAACATCCTCGAAGAAACTAGTGACGAACTCAGCAAGAAAGACTTCCTTGCGCTTCTTGTCAAACTGCTGGAAGTAGCTGACGACAATATTATCCGTAAATCCAACAAGATCTATAGGCATTGCTTAGAGGCCTCATCGACCTGA
- the LOC140239699 gene encoding uncharacterized protein, which translates to MMRMVMLSLQLLVLAAILWGCADGSDEILILPAISGLRGSTVELPCEVERPSSVIAVVWYRHNSTGDPASTMVIQKFQNKVINSAGPRFIMTSTYSLVIRDLLVDDETTYSCHVALGNGDSPRLYINLTVIVLAEPLHPTVDHCKPTSDGECTYTVGKLMEEFELFPIVCRVSMVRPPVHLSWTSVKGDTHSEEYARRNIYVEGGFWNASLALKVSRHEVGRKFRCLAEGVAVKGTTQMIALVQRYEPVG; encoded by the exons ACGAAATACTGATACTCCCAGCCATAAGTGGTCTGAGGGGGTCCACTGTGGAGCTACCGTGTGAAGTCGAAAGGCCATCCTCAGTGATAGCCGTGGTTTGGTATCGCCACAACTCAACGGGAGATCCGGCCTCCACGATGGTGATACAAAAGTTTCAAAATAAGGTCATCAACAGCGCGGGTCCGAGATTTATTATGACGTCAACATACTCTCTCGTGATACGGGACCTATTGGTGGACGATGAGACCACGTACTCTTGTCACGTAGCCTTGGGCAATGGAGACTCACCTCGTTTGTACATCAACTTGACAGTTATTG TTCTTGCCGAACCACTTCACCCGACAGTGGACCACTGCAAGCCAACAAGTGATGGAGAGTGTACCTACACGGTGGGTAAGTTGATGGAAGAGTTTGAATTGTTCCCCATCGTGTGCCGAGTAAGCATGGTTCGTCCACCAGTCCACCTGTCTTGGACCAGCGTGAAGGGTGACACTCACTCCGAGGAGTACGCCAGGAGGAACATTTATGTAGAAGGAGGTTTCTGGAATGCGTCGCTAGCATTAAAG GTCTCCAGGCATGAAGTCGGACGGAAGTTCAGATGTCTAGCAGAGGGTGTTGCTGTGAAGGGGACTACTCAAATGATTGCACTTGTACAGCGATACGAGCCAG TCGGCTAA